The Brassica napus cultivar Da-Ae chromosome C7, Da-Ae, whole genome shotgun sequence genome has a segment encoding these proteins:
- the LOC106352080 gene encoding 60S ribosomal protein L8-1 encodes MGRVIRAQRKGAGSVFKSHTHHRKGPAKFRSLDYGERNGYLKGVVTEIIHDPGRGAPLARVAFRHPFRYKKQKELFVAAEGMYTGQFLYCGKKATLVVGNVLPLRAIPEGAVVCNVEHHVGDRGVLARASGDYAIVISHNPDNDTTRIKLPSGSKKIVPSGCRAMIGQVAGGGRTEKPMLKAGNAYHKYRVKRNSWPKVRGVAMNPVEHPHGGGNHQHIGHASTVRRDAPPGQKVGLIAARRTGRLRGQAAASAAKAD; translated from the exons ATGGGTCGTGTCATCAGAGCTCAACGTAAGGGAGCAGGTTCCGTCTTCAAATCCCACACCCACCACCGCAAGGGTCCAGCCAAGTTCCGTAGCCTCGACTACGGCGAGAGAAATGGATACCTCAAGGGCGTCGTGACCGAGATCATCCACGATCCCGGCCGTGGTGCGCCGCTAGCTCGCGTCGCGTTCCGTCATCCTTTCCGTTACAAGAAGCAGAAGGAGCTCTTCGTCGCCGCCGAGGGCATGTACACCGGACAGTTCTTGTACTGCGGTAAGAAAGCCACTCTCGTTGTCGGAAATGTTCTCCCGCTTAGAGCTATCCCCGAAGGAGCTGTTGTCTGTAACGTCGAGCATCATGTCGGTGATCGTGGTGTGCTCGCTAGAGCTTCTGGTGATTACGCTATTGTTATTTCGCACAACCCTGACAACGACACTACTAG GATCAAGCTGCCATCTGGTTCCAAGAAGATTGTTCCGAGTGGTTGCAGGGCCATGATTGGTCAAGTTGCTGGTGGAGGAAGGACTGAGAAGCCGATGCTCAAGGCAGGAAACGCTTACCACAAGTACCGTGTGAAGAGAAACTCATGGCCTAAGGTTCGTGGTGTGGCTATGAATCCAGTTGAGCATCCTCATGGAGGAGGTAACCATCAGCACATTGGTCACGCAAGTACTGTTAGGCGTGATGCACCACCAGGGCAGAAGGTTGGTCTTATTGCTGCTAGGAGGACTGGTCGTCTCAGAGGTCAAGCTGCTGCTTCTGCTGCCAAGGCTGACTAG